A single window of Drosophila suzukii chromosome 3, CBGP_Dsuzu_IsoJpt1.0, whole genome shotgun sequence DNA harbors:
- the Or85a gene encoding LOW QUALITY PROTEIN: odorant receptor 85a (The sequence of the model RefSeq protein was modified relative to this genomic sequence to represent the inferred CDS: inserted 4 bases in 3 codons; deleted 1 base in 1 codon; substituted 8 bases at 8 genomic stop codons) yields MTFKYIQKPNLKALLRSRDSLIYLNRSIDQMGWRLPPRTKPLWWLYYIWSLMVVVFVFIFIPYGLXXLPIFFTYVQVPVNINASIMKGIIVLFMRGRFSKPQILMDLMDVRCTKMXRVVVIYHSIYFGYLTMAVTVALVIGKTPLCLYNPLVNPVDHFYLASAIEXVTINGIILDVYPIIYMVMMRTHLXLXRQRIIDLRSDLDKEDDQHYEELVXCVKDHKLVIEYGNTLRPMISATIFIQLLSVGLLLGLAAVSMQFYNTVMERLVSGVYTIAILSQTFPFCYVCEQLNSDCESLTNAVFHSKWIGADRRYRTTMLYLIHNVQQSILFTAGGIFPICLNTNINSXHINXFXWXINFQMAKLAFSVVTIVNEMDLAKKLRRE; encoded by the exons ATGACTTTTAAGTATATCCAAAAGCCAAACCTCAAAGCATTACTTCGCTCTCGAGATTCCCTGATCTACTTAAACAGATCTATAGATCAAATGGGATGGAGGCTGCCGCCAAGAACTAAGCCACTTTGGTGGCTTTACTATATTTGGTCCTTGATGGTCGTAGTATTCGTCTTTATATTCATACCATACGGTCTTTAATGACTACCGATTTTTTTTACGTATGTTCAGGTACCGGTTAATATCAATGCCTCCATAATGAAAGGAATTATTGTGTTGTTCATGCGAGGAAGATTTTCCAAGCCCCAAATATTGATGGACCTAATGGACGTTCGTTGCACTAAGAT GAGGGTTGTCGTTATTTACCATAGCATATATTTTGGTTACCTAACCATGGCCGTAACCGTA GCTTTGGTAATTGGAAAGACTCCATTATGTCTGTATAACCCACTGGTCAACCCGGTCGACCATTTCTATCTGGCCTCTGCTATAG CGGTCACAATTAATGGTATTATTTTAGACGTTTATCCCATTATCTATATGGTCATGATGCGGACCCATCTATAACTTTAGCGTCAGCGAATAATAGATCTTCGATCAGATCTGGATAAAGAAGATGATCAACATTACGAAGAACTGG GGTGTGTAAAGGATCACAAGCTGGTTATCGA ATATGGAAATACTCTGCGTCCCATGATATCAGCCACGATCTTCATACAATTGCTGTCCGTCGGTCTTCTTTTGGGATTGGCAGCGGTTTCCATGCAGTTTTATAATACCGTAATGGAACGTCTGGTCTCTGGAGTCTATACCATAGCCATACTTTCCCAAACCTTTCCGTTTTGCTATGTCTGTGAGCAACTGAACAGCGACTGCGAGTCCTTAACCAACGCAGTGTTCCATTCCAAGTGGATCGGGGCAGACCGTCGATATAGAACCACTATGCTGTACTTAATTCATAACGTCCAGCAGTCGATTCTGTTCACCGCGGGCGGAATTTTCCCCATTTGCCTGAACACCAATATTAATAGTTAACATATAAATTAATTCTGATGGTAAATAAACTTTCAGATGGCCAAGTTAGCTTTCTCAGTGGTAACCATTGTGAATGAAATGGACTTAGCGAAGAAATTGAGACGGGAGTAA
- the Poxm gene encoding paired box pox-meso protein, whose amino-acid sequence MDPESQCPQYGEVNQLGGVFVNGRPLPNATRMRIVELARLGIRPCDISRQLRVSHGCVSKILARYHETGSILPGAIGGSKPRVTTPKVVNYIRELKQRDPGIFAWEIRDRLLSEGICDKTNVPSVSSISRILRNKLGSLGHQHTPGTVMGSGSSSGGGSVSSNGGQNNGTTVNNNINLGNLGNPGGAAHHPHHHHHHQTAASAHHVHAHAHAHAHLYNSIYQPYSAAAAYSMKAVSCGSPSPPQGAVGQGSGGPHPHQLRSVAAAAAAAHWPSSHSVSDILAHHQAVALRASCQVGVGVGGMGSTVSPLPMTPSPVAGTGGGQPLLDCEGGAGQQSPYNYYMYFQNGGMHHHHHHGGMMAAGATGL is encoded by the coding sequence AGTCGCAGTGTCCGCAGTATGGCGAGGTGAACCAGCTAGGCGGGGTCTTCGTCAATGGGCGTCCGCTGCCGAATGCGACCAGGATGCGGATCGTGGAGCTGGCCCGCCTGGGCATCCGACCCTGCGACATATCCCGCCAGCTGCGAGTGAGCCATGGCTGTGTGTCCAAGATCCTGGCCAGGTATCATGAGACGGGCTCCATTCTGCCAGGAGCCATTGGAGGATCCAAGCCGCGGGTGACCACGCCCAAGGTGGTCAACTACATCAGGGAACTGAAGCAGCGGGATCCCGGCATCTTTGCCTGGGAGATCCGTGATCGATTGCTCAGCGAGGGAATCTGCGACAAGACGAATGTGCCCAGTGTGAGCTCCATCTCGAGGATCCTGCGGAACAAGTTGGGCAGTCTGGGTCACCAGCACACGCCGGGAACGGTGATGGGCAGCGGCAGTAGCAGTGGCGGCGGCAGTGTGTCCAGCAATGGGGGTCAAAACAATGGTACTACTGTTAATAACAATATTAATCTGGGAAATTTGGGCAATCCTGGAGGTGCTGCCCATCACCCGcaccaccatcatcatcaccagACGGCGGCCAGTGCCCATCATGTCCACGCCCATGCCCATGCCCACGCCCACTTGTACAACTCCATTTACCAGCCGTACAGCGCTGCGGCAGCCTACAGCATGAAGGCGGTGTCCTGCGGAAGTCCTTCACCTCCCCAGGGGGCGGTTGGGCAGGGATCAGGGGGACCCCATCCCCACCAGCTGAGGAGTGTGGCCGCCGCAGCCGCCGCCGCCCATTGGCCCTCCTCCCACTCGGTCAGCGATATTCTGGCCCACCATCAGGCGGTTGCCCTGCGGGCCAGTTGCCAGGTGGGCGTCGGAGTGGGCGGAATGGGCAGCACGGTGTCCCCCCTACCGATGACCCCCTCCCCGGTGGCGGGAACGGGCGGGGGTCAGCCCCTGCTCGACTGCGAGGGCGGAGCTGGGCAGCAGTCGCCGTACAACTACTACATGTACTTCCAGAACGGCGGGATGCACCACCATCATCACCACGGCGGAATGATGGCCGCCGGAGCCACGGGATTATGA